A window of Sebastes umbrosus isolate fSebUmb1 chromosome 3, fSebUmb1.pri, whole genome shotgun sequence contains these coding sequences:
- the rbm20 gene encoding RNA-binding protein 20 isoform X3: MPRKRLWGEMNSSPGISAVPVDSADKKSLQVGAGGVQAGLQQQNQQLLLTPASLQLAQLQAQLTLHRLKLAQGGNTASVLNQVLSNVAMSQPLFNQLRNTMVGNPQGAFPTGVLGFSSSNSALGALVGGGFNQNQGNVRLNHPGGGGTVGQQGAEYGKTSGSTYPSDTDRRVQYNLVGGTSAASATAGDGQYTVINTQAKNMNNVGFQRDFYGHDMQGQQAGFSVNEQNMNVYNSTGHKEQWKGPTTLSHAGKMDTVSNAANVWTAAGQPLRSRTELYNPEEPTPDPKFNPISGVSSFASSGTQGFGGYQPLHGSEETLSSGTRTLQAYQVNDYHAVTPTQLPHQCSICDKKVYNLKDWDQHVKGKLHLQNRTLYTNESSAVVSAGAVHYAVGRPSDGSLNPAGTNSMVYSAASQDAGANASYLPPAAMKTYPTSDTGFASHQPESKPFPPRKATAGRVVHICNLPEGSCTENDVINLGLPFGKVTNYILMRSTHQAFLEMAYVEAAQAMVQYYQLTPAMINSQKLLIRMSKRYKELQLKKPGKDLQLIIHDIASQRERDEMQEHEHYMPERARSRSPISRSLSPHSHSPSFTSCSSAHSPQGASCRGPERGSNGQGPRRGSWDWSSHSRRGEDERERGDLWKNGSSVDDDRPNGRAADRRKAYQKPLDHISSRSADERGGGGGGEGMRGNRDWHPRGSPQGMSFNSYRNMEDDFYMKEQMYKSDKPPRPPHQRHDTKPKRRDGGDYHGRPRHSEFEITEEPLRRTLDDKRQGSPGRDRSKKTSKRQITAEKHEKENATENTERRSKEKSVSPQQSNVPKESTECSKERETVKQWESGDDTDEECWYPKNMEELVTVDEVGGEDDSIIEPDLSELEEYVSCPKQSAEKEAAEEHILPPTSSSSALQEKSDEKSNLEKLGEDAGDQAEMSVNEKPGNVFTATGPEDQTLSPAAPELPITNLSNFPSEEFKAALEDTCLEDKVTKSGPSDELMENHIHVSEDSKSLEVGQVTETINDGVQHKDGILKKEIEAPSPSHEQDKALSEHSIPLGVEFIVPRTGFYCKLCGLFYNSEEMAKTTHCRSTVHYRNLQKYLSHLAEESMSGVLAEPSAAQ; this comes from the exons CATCAGTGCGGTGCCTGTGGACAGCGCTGATAAGAAGAGCCTCCAGGTAGGGGCAGGCGGTGTGCAGGCGGGGCTTcagcagcagaaccagcagctcctcctgacCCCAGCCAGCCTCCAGCTCGCTCAGCTCCAGGCCCAGCTTACCCTCCATCGCCTGAAACTGGCTCAGGGGGGCAATACCGCCTCTGTTCTCAATCAGGTTCTTTCCAATGTCGCCATGTCTCAACCCCTGTTCAATCAGCTACGGAATACTATGGTTGGGAACCCTCAAGGTGCCTTCCCCACGGGTGTGCTAGGTTTTTCCTCTTCAAATTCAGCCTTGGGTGCCTTGGTTGGCGGGGGATTCAACCAAAACCAAGGGAATGTGAGACTGAACCATCCTGGTGGAGGGGGCACAGTGGGCCAACAGGGTGCGGAGTATGGTAAAACATCAGGGTCAACTTACCCTTCTGATACTGACAGGCGTGTTCAGTACAACTTAGTTGGGGGGACATCTGCAGCGTCAGCCACTGCTGGTGATGGACAATACACAGTGATTAACACTCAGgcaaaaaacatgaacaatgtTGGTTTTCAGAGAGATTTCTATGGGCATGATATGCAGGGACAACAAGCTGGGTTTAGTGTCAATGAGCAGAACATGAATGTTTATAACTCCACCGGGCATAAGGAGCAATGGAAAGGCCCCACTACCTTGAGTCACGCTGGAAAGATGGATACGGTTTCTAATGCTGCCAATGTGTGGACAGCAGCTGGGCAGCCACTTCGGTCCAGAACGGAACTGTATAACCCGGAGGAGCCAACCCCTGACCCCAAGTTCAATCCCATTAGTGGGGTTTCCTCTTTTGCTTCAAGTGGCACGCAGGGGTTTGGGGGCTACCAGCCCTTGCATGGAAGTGAGGAAACACTATCTTCAGGTACCAGGACACTTCAGGCTTACCAAGTCAATGATTACCACGCAGTCACACCCACTCAACTGCCACACCAGTGTAGCATCTGTGACAAGAAGGTCTACAACCTCAAG gacTGGGACCAGCACGTGAAGGGAAAACTACACTTGCAGAACCGAACCTTGTACACAAATGAAAG CTCCGCGGTGGTATCGGCTGGAGCTGTTCACTACGCTGTCGGTAGGCCTTCTGATGGAAGTCTGAACCCCGCAGGGACGAACTCCATGGTCTACTCCGCTGCAAGTCAAG ATGCAGGAGCCAATGCATCATACTTGCCACCTGCAGCCATGAAGACTTATCCCACGTCAGATACAGGATTCGCCTCACACCAGCCAGAGTCAAAG CCATTTCCACCCAGAAAGGCCACAGCAGGGCGAGTCGTTCACATCTGCAACCTCCCCGAAGGCAGCTGCACAGAGAATGATGTCATCAACCTGGGACTACCCTTTGGCAAAGTCACCAACTACATCCTCATGCGCTCCACCCACCAG GCATTTCTGGAGATGGCGTATGTTGAAGCAGCCCAGGCCATGGTTCAATATTACCAACTCACTCCAGCTATGATTAACAGTCAGAAACTTCTCATACGAATGTCTAAGAGGTACAAGGAGCTGCAGCTCAAG AAACCAGGTAAAGATCTTCAATTGATCATCCATGATATCGCCTCTCAGCGTGAAAGGGATGAGATGCAAGAACATGAACA CTACATGCCAGAGAGAGCTCGCTCCCGCAGCCCTATCAGCCGCTCCCTGAGCCCTCATTCCCACAGCCCCAGTTTCACATCATGCAGCTCAGCACACAGCCCCCAGGGGGCTTCATGCAGGGGTCCGGAGAGAGGCAGCAATGGCCAGGGCCCCCGTCGGGGCTCTTGGGATTGGTCATCACACTCAAGAAGGGGTGAGGACGAAAGGGAGAGGGGTGACCTGTGGAAGAATGGGAGCAGTGTGGATGACGATCGGCCAAATGGACGGGCAGCTGACCGTCGGAAGGCTTACCAGAAACCCTTGGATCATATCAGCTCGAGATCTGCAGAtgaacgaggaggaggaggaggaggtgaagggatGAGGGGCAACAGAGACTGGCACCCACGAGGCAGCCCTCAAGGCATGTCCTTCAACTCTTACAGGAACATGGAGGACGACTTCTACATGAAGGAACAAATGTACAAGTCAGACAAGCCGCCCAGACCTCCACACCAAAGGCATGATACAAAGCCAAAGAGGAGGGATGGCGGCGACTACCACGGTAGACCGAGGCATTCTGAGTTTGAGATAACTGAGGAGCCACTTCGCAGGACACTAGACGATAAAAGGCAGGGTTCACCGGGCAGGGACAGGAGCAAAAAGACGAGCAAGAGGCAAATCACTGCAGAAAAACATGAGAAAGAAAATGCTACTGAAAATACT GAGCGCCGGtcaaaagaaaaatctgtttcACCTCAGCAAAGCAATGTGCCTAAAGAGTCTACTGAATGTagtaaagaaagagagact GTGAAGCAGTGGGAAAGTGGAGATGACACTGATGAAGAGTGTTGGTATCCTAAGAACATGGAGGAACTGGTCACCGTAGATGAAGTGGGAGGAGAAGATGATTCCATAATAGAGCCAGACCTTTCTGAGCTGGAAGAGTATGTATCCTGCCCCAAACAGTCTGCAGAGAAAGAAGCAGCAGAGGAGCATATATTACCacctacctcctcctcctcagcgcTGCAGGAGAAATCTGATGAGAAGTCTAACCTGGAAAAGTTGGGTGAGGATGCTGGAGACCAGGCAGAAATGTCTGTAAATGAGAAACCAGGGAATGTTTTCACTGCAACCGGTCCTGAAGACCAGACACTCAGTCCAGCAGCTCCTGAGCTACCAATCACTAACCTTAGCAACTTCCCCAGTGAGGAGTTCAAGGCTGCACTGGAGGACACATGTTTAGAGGATAAAGTAACCAAAAGTGGGCCATCAGATGAGCTAATGGAAAATCACATTCACGTATCAGAGGACAGCAAATCCCTGGAAGTAGGGCAGGTCACGGAAACAATCAATGATGGGGTTCAACACAAGGATGGCATTCTTAAAAAAG AGATTGAGGCGCCCTCGCCATCCCACGAGCAAGACAAAGCTCTCAGTGAACACAGCATCCCTTTGG GAGTGGAGTTCATCGTGCCGAGGACCGGCTTCTACTGTAAACTCTGCGGACTGTTCTACAACAGCGAGGAGATGGCGAAGACCACTCACTGCCGCAGCACCGTACACTACAGGAACCTACAG AAGTACCTGTCCCATCTGGCAGAGGAGAGTATGTCGGGGGTACTTGCTGAACCCTCAGCTGCCCAGTGA
- the rbm20 gene encoding RNA-binding protein 20 isoform X5, producing the protein MQQAWDRTSSSESVMRGHTKMLGKGQSGGYPPEATSELLQRDLGDGIHEYTLTSKSSCGGENISAVPVDSADKKSLQVGAGGVQAGLQQQNQQLLLTPASLQLAQLQAQLTLHRLKLAQGGNTASVLNQVLSNVAMSQPLFNQLRNTMVGNPQGAFPTGVLGFSSSNSALGALVGGGFNQNQGNVRLNHPGGGGTVGQQGAEYGKTSGSTYPSDTDRRVQYNLVGGTSAASATAGDGQYTVINTQAKNMNNVGFQRDFYGHDMQGQQAGFSVNEQNMNVYNSTGHKEQWKGPTTLSHAGKMDTVSNAANVWTAAGQPLRSRTELYNPEEPTPDPKFNPISGVSSFASSGTQGFGGYQPLHGSEETLSSGTRTLQAYQVNDYHAVTPTQLPHQCSICDKKVYNLKDWDQHVKGKLHLQNRTLYTNESSAVVSAGAVHYAVGRPSDGSLNPAGTNSMVYSAASQDAGANASYLPPAAMKTYPTSDTGFASHQPESKPFPPRKATAGRVVHICNLPEGSCTENDVINLGLPFGKVTNYILMRSTHQAFLEMAYVEAAQAMVQYYQLTPAMINSQKLLIRMSKRYKELQLKKPGKDLQLIIHDIASQRERDEMQEHEHYMPERARSRSPISRSLSPHSHSPSFTSCSSAHSPQGASCRGPERGSNGQGPRRGSWDWSSHSRRGEDERERGDLWKNGSSVDDDRPNGRAADRRKAYQKPLDHISSRSADERGGGGGGEGMRGNRDWHPRGSPQGMSFNSYRNMEDDFYMKEQMYKSDKPPRPPHQRHDTKPKRRDGGDYHGRPRHSEFEITEEPLRRTLDDKRQGSPGRDRSKKTSKRQITAEKHEKENATENTERRSKEKSVSPQQSNVPKESTECSKERETVKQWESGDDTDEECWYPKNMEELVTVDEVGGEDDSIIEPDLSELEEYVSCPKQSAEKEAAEEHILPPTSSSSALQEKSDEKSNLEKLEIEAPSPSHEQDKALSEHSIPLGVEFIVPRTGFYCKLCGLFYNSEEMAKTTHCRSTVHYRNLQKYLSHLAEESMSGVLAEPSAAQ; encoded by the exons CATCAGTGCGGTGCCTGTGGACAGCGCTGATAAGAAGAGCCTCCAGGTAGGGGCAGGCGGTGTGCAGGCGGGGCTTcagcagcagaaccagcagctcctcctgacCCCAGCCAGCCTCCAGCTCGCTCAGCTCCAGGCCCAGCTTACCCTCCATCGCCTGAAACTGGCTCAGGGGGGCAATACCGCCTCTGTTCTCAATCAGGTTCTTTCCAATGTCGCCATGTCTCAACCCCTGTTCAATCAGCTACGGAATACTATGGTTGGGAACCCTCAAGGTGCCTTCCCCACGGGTGTGCTAGGTTTTTCCTCTTCAAATTCAGCCTTGGGTGCCTTGGTTGGCGGGGGATTCAACCAAAACCAAGGGAATGTGAGACTGAACCATCCTGGTGGAGGGGGCACAGTGGGCCAACAGGGTGCGGAGTATGGTAAAACATCAGGGTCAACTTACCCTTCTGATACTGACAGGCGTGTTCAGTACAACTTAGTTGGGGGGACATCTGCAGCGTCAGCCACTGCTGGTGATGGACAATACACAGTGATTAACACTCAGgcaaaaaacatgaacaatgtTGGTTTTCAGAGAGATTTCTATGGGCATGATATGCAGGGACAACAAGCTGGGTTTAGTGTCAATGAGCAGAACATGAATGTTTATAACTCCACCGGGCATAAGGAGCAATGGAAAGGCCCCACTACCTTGAGTCACGCTGGAAAGATGGATACGGTTTCTAATGCTGCCAATGTGTGGACAGCAGCTGGGCAGCCACTTCGGTCCAGAACGGAACTGTATAACCCGGAGGAGCCAACCCCTGACCCCAAGTTCAATCCCATTAGTGGGGTTTCCTCTTTTGCTTCAAGTGGCACGCAGGGGTTTGGGGGCTACCAGCCCTTGCATGGAAGTGAGGAAACACTATCTTCAGGTACCAGGACACTTCAGGCTTACCAAGTCAATGATTACCACGCAGTCACACCCACTCAACTGCCACACCAGTGTAGCATCTGTGACAAGAAGGTCTACAACCTCAAG gacTGGGACCAGCACGTGAAGGGAAAACTACACTTGCAGAACCGAACCTTGTACACAAATGAAAG CTCCGCGGTGGTATCGGCTGGAGCTGTTCACTACGCTGTCGGTAGGCCTTCTGATGGAAGTCTGAACCCCGCAGGGACGAACTCCATGGTCTACTCCGCTGCAAGTCAAG ATGCAGGAGCCAATGCATCATACTTGCCACCTGCAGCCATGAAGACTTATCCCACGTCAGATACAGGATTCGCCTCACACCAGCCAGAGTCAAAG CCATTTCCACCCAGAAAGGCCACAGCAGGGCGAGTCGTTCACATCTGCAACCTCCCCGAAGGCAGCTGCACAGAGAATGATGTCATCAACCTGGGACTACCCTTTGGCAAAGTCACCAACTACATCCTCATGCGCTCCACCCACCAG GCATTTCTGGAGATGGCGTATGTTGAAGCAGCCCAGGCCATGGTTCAATATTACCAACTCACTCCAGCTATGATTAACAGTCAGAAACTTCTCATACGAATGTCTAAGAGGTACAAGGAGCTGCAGCTCAAG AAACCAGGTAAAGATCTTCAATTGATCATCCATGATATCGCCTCTCAGCGTGAAAGGGATGAGATGCAAGAACATGAACA CTACATGCCAGAGAGAGCTCGCTCCCGCAGCCCTATCAGCCGCTCCCTGAGCCCTCATTCCCACAGCCCCAGTTTCACATCATGCAGCTCAGCACACAGCCCCCAGGGGGCTTCATGCAGGGGTCCGGAGAGAGGCAGCAATGGCCAGGGCCCCCGTCGGGGCTCTTGGGATTGGTCATCACACTCAAGAAGGGGTGAGGACGAAAGGGAGAGGGGTGACCTGTGGAAGAATGGGAGCAGTGTGGATGACGATCGGCCAAATGGACGGGCAGCTGACCGTCGGAAGGCTTACCAGAAACCCTTGGATCATATCAGCTCGAGATCTGCAGAtgaacgaggaggaggaggaggaggtgaagggatGAGGGGCAACAGAGACTGGCACCCACGAGGCAGCCCTCAAGGCATGTCCTTCAACTCTTACAGGAACATGGAGGACGACTTCTACATGAAGGAACAAATGTACAAGTCAGACAAGCCGCCCAGACCTCCACACCAAAGGCATGATACAAAGCCAAAGAGGAGGGATGGCGGCGACTACCACGGTAGACCGAGGCATTCTGAGTTTGAGATAACTGAGGAGCCACTTCGCAGGACACTAGACGATAAAAGGCAGGGTTCACCGGGCAGGGACAGGAGCAAAAAGACGAGCAAGAGGCAAATCACTGCAGAAAAACATGAGAAAGAAAATGCTACTGAAAATACT GAGCGCCGGtcaaaagaaaaatctgtttcACCTCAGCAAAGCAATGTGCCTAAAGAGTCTACTGAATGTagtaaagaaagagagact GTGAAGCAGTGGGAAAGTGGAGATGACACTGATGAAGAGTGTTGGTATCCTAAGAACATGGAGGAACTGGTCACCGTAGATGAAGTGGGAGGAGAAGATGATTCCATAATAGAGCCAGACCTTTCTGAGCTGGAAGAGTATGTATCCTGCCCCAAACAGTCTGCAGAGAAAGAAGCAGCAGAGGAGCATATATTACCacctacctcctcctcctcagcgcTGCAGGAGAAATCTGATGAGAAGTCTAACCTGGAAAAGTTGG AGATTGAGGCGCCCTCGCCATCCCACGAGCAAGACAAAGCTCTCAGTGAACACAGCATCCCTTTGG GAGTGGAGTTCATCGTGCCGAGGACCGGCTTCTACTGTAAACTCTGCGGACTGTTCTACAACAGCGAGGAGATGGCGAAGACCACTCACTGCCGCAGCACCGTACACTACAGGAACCTACAG AAGTACCTGTCCCATCTGGCAGAGGAGAGTATGTCGGGGGTACTTGCTGAACCCTCAGCTGCCCAGTGA
- the rbm20 gene encoding RNA-binding protein 20 isoform X1, producing MQQAWDRTSSSESVMRGHTKMLGKGQSGGYPPEATSELLQRDLGDGIHEYTLTSKSSCGGENISAVPVDSADKKSLQVGAGGVQAGLQQQNQQLLLTPASLQLAQLQAQLTLHRLKLAQGGNTASVLNQVLSNVAMSQPLFNQLRNTMVGNPQGAFPTGVLGFSSSNSALGALVGGGFNQNQGNVRLNHPGGGGTVGQQGAEYGKTSGSTYPSDTDRRVQYNLVGGTSAASATAGDGQYTVINTQAKNMNNVGFQRDFYGHDMQGQQAGFSVNEQNMNVYNSTGHKEQWKGPTTLSHAGKMDTVSNAANVWTAAGQPLRSRTELYNPEEPTPDPKFNPISGVSSFASSGTQGFGGYQPLHGSEETLSSGTRTLQAYQVNDYHAVTPTQLPHQCSICDKKVYNLKDWDQHVKGKLHLQNRTLYTNESSAVVSAGAVHYAVGRPSDGSLNPAGTNSMVYSAASQDAGANASYLPPAAMKTYPTSDTGFASHQPESKPFPPRKATAGRVVHICNLPEGSCTENDVINLGLPFGKVTNYILMRSTHQAFLEMAYVEAAQAMVQYYQLTPAMINSQKLLIRMSKRYKELQLKKPGKDLQLIIHDIASQRERDEMQEHEHYMPERARSRSPISRSLSPHSHSPSFTSCSSAHSPQGASCRGPERGSNGQGPRRGSWDWSSHSRRGEDERERGDLWKNGSSVDDDRPNGRAADRRKAYQKPLDHISSRSADERGGGGGGEGMRGNRDWHPRGSPQGMSFNSYRNMEDDFYMKEQMYKSDKPPRPPHQRHDTKPKRRDGGDYHGRPRHSEFEITEEPLRRTLDDKRQGSPGRDRSKKTSKRQITAEKHEKENATENTERRSKEKSVSPQQSNVPKESTECSKERETVKQWESGDDTDEECWYPKNMEELVTVDEVGGEDDSIIEPDLSELEEYVSCPKQSAEKEAAEEHILPPTSSSSALQEKSDEKSNLEKLGEDAGDQAEMSVNEKPGNVFTATGPEDQTLSPAAPELPITNLSNFPSEEFKAALEDTCLEDKVTKSGPSDELMENHIHVSEDSKSLEVGQVTETINDGVQHKDGILKKEIEAPSPSHEQDKALSEHSIPLGVEFIVPRTGFYCKLCGLFYNSEEMAKTTHCRSTVHYRNLQKYLSHLAEESMSGVLAEPSAAQ from the exons CATCAGTGCGGTGCCTGTGGACAGCGCTGATAAGAAGAGCCTCCAGGTAGGGGCAGGCGGTGTGCAGGCGGGGCTTcagcagcagaaccagcagctcctcctgacCCCAGCCAGCCTCCAGCTCGCTCAGCTCCAGGCCCAGCTTACCCTCCATCGCCTGAAACTGGCTCAGGGGGGCAATACCGCCTCTGTTCTCAATCAGGTTCTTTCCAATGTCGCCATGTCTCAACCCCTGTTCAATCAGCTACGGAATACTATGGTTGGGAACCCTCAAGGTGCCTTCCCCACGGGTGTGCTAGGTTTTTCCTCTTCAAATTCAGCCTTGGGTGCCTTGGTTGGCGGGGGATTCAACCAAAACCAAGGGAATGTGAGACTGAACCATCCTGGTGGAGGGGGCACAGTGGGCCAACAGGGTGCGGAGTATGGTAAAACATCAGGGTCAACTTACCCTTCTGATACTGACAGGCGTGTTCAGTACAACTTAGTTGGGGGGACATCTGCAGCGTCAGCCACTGCTGGTGATGGACAATACACAGTGATTAACACTCAGgcaaaaaacatgaacaatgtTGGTTTTCAGAGAGATTTCTATGGGCATGATATGCAGGGACAACAAGCTGGGTTTAGTGTCAATGAGCAGAACATGAATGTTTATAACTCCACCGGGCATAAGGAGCAATGGAAAGGCCCCACTACCTTGAGTCACGCTGGAAAGATGGATACGGTTTCTAATGCTGCCAATGTGTGGACAGCAGCTGGGCAGCCACTTCGGTCCAGAACGGAACTGTATAACCCGGAGGAGCCAACCCCTGACCCCAAGTTCAATCCCATTAGTGGGGTTTCCTCTTTTGCTTCAAGTGGCACGCAGGGGTTTGGGGGCTACCAGCCCTTGCATGGAAGTGAGGAAACACTATCTTCAGGTACCAGGACACTTCAGGCTTACCAAGTCAATGATTACCACGCAGTCACACCCACTCAACTGCCACACCAGTGTAGCATCTGTGACAAGAAGGTCTACAACCTCAAG gacTGGGACCAGCACGTGAAGGGAAAACTACACTTGCAGAACCGAACCTTGTACACAAATGAAAG CTCCGCGGTGGTATCGGCTGGAGCTGTTCACTACGCTGTCGGTAGGCCTTCTGATGGAAGTCTGAACCCCGCAGGGACGAACTCCATGGTCTACTCCGCTGCAAGTCAAG ATGCAGGAGCCAATGCATCATACTTGCCACCTGCAGCCATGAAGACTTATCCCACGTCAGATACAGGATTCGCCTCACACCAGCCAGAGTCAAAG CCATTTCCACCCAGAAAGGCCACAGCAGGGCGAGTCGTTCACATCTGCAACCTCCCCGAAGGCAGCTGCACAGAGAATGATGTCATCAACCTGGGACTACCCTTTGGCAAAGTCACCAACTACATCCTCATGCGCTCCACCCACCAG GCATTTCTGGAGATGGCGTATGTTGAAGCAGCCCAGGCCATGGTTCAATATTACCAACTCACTCCAGCTATGATTAACAGTCAGAAACTTCTCATACGAATGTCTAAGAGGTACAAGGAGCTGCAGCTCAAG AAACCAGGTAAAGATCTTCAATTGATCATCCATGATATCGCCTCTCAGCGTGAAAGGGATGAGATGCAAGAACATGAACA CTACATGCCAGAGAGAGCTCGCTCCCGCAGCCCTATCAGCCGCTCCCTGAGCCCTCATTCCCACAGCCCCAGTTTCACATCATGCAGCTCAGCACACAGCCCCCAGGGGGCTTCATGCAGGGGTCCGGAGAGAGGCAGCAATGGCCAGGGCCCCCGTCGGGGCTCTTGGGATTGGTCATCACACTCAAGAAGGGGTGAGGACGAAAGGGAGAGGGGTGACCTGTGGAAGAATGGGAGCAGTGTGGATGACGATCGGCCAAATGGACGGGCAGCTGACCGTCGGAAGGCTTACCAGAAACCCTTGGATCATATCAGCTCGAGATCTGCAGAtgaacgaggaggaggaggaggaggtgaagggatGAGGGGCAACAGAGACTGGCACCCACGAGGCAGCCCTCAAGGCATGTCCTTCAACTCTTACAGGAACATGGAGGACGACTTCTACATGAAGGAACAAATGTACAAGTCAGACAAGCCGCCCAGACCTCCACACCAAAGGCATGATACAAAGCCAAAGAGGAGGGATGGCGGCGACTACCACGGTAGACCGAGGCATTCTGAGTTTGAGATAACTGAGGAGCCACTTCGCAGGACACTAGACGATAAAAGGCAGGGTTCACCGGGCAGGGACAGGAGCAAAAAGACGAGCAAGAGGCAAATCACTGCAGAAAAACATGAGAAAGAAAATGCTACTGAAAATACT GAGCGCCGGtcaaaagaaaaatctgtttcACCTCAGCAAAGCAATGTGCCTAAAGAGTCTACTGAATGTagtaaagaaagagagact GTGAAGCAGTGGGAAAGTGGAGATGACACTGATGAAGAGTGTTGGTATCCTAAGAACATGGAGGAACTGGTCACCGTAGATGAAGTGGGAGGAGAAGATGATTCCATAATAGAGCCAGACCTTTCTGAGCTGGAAGAGTATGTATCCTGCCCCAAACAGTCTGCAGAGAAAGAAGCAGCAGAGGAGCATATATTACCacctacctcctcctcctcagcgcTGCAGGAGAAATCTGATGAGAAGTCTAACCTGGAAAAGTTGGGTGAGGATGCTGGAGACCAGGCAGAAATGTCTGTAAATGAGAAACCAGGGAATGTTTTCACTGCAACCGGTCCTGAAGACCAGACACTCAGTCCAGCAGCTCCTGAGCTACCAATCACTAACCTTAGCAACTTCCCCAGTGAGGAGTTCAAGGCTGCACTGGAGGACACATGTTTAGAGGATAAAGTAACCAAAAGTGGGCCATCAGATGAGCTAATGGAAAATCACATTCACGTATCAGAGGACAGCAAATCCCTGGAAGTAGGGCAGGTCACGGAAACAATCAATGATGGGGTTCAACACAAGGATGGCATTCTTAAAAAAG AGATTGAGGCGCCCTCGCCATCCCACGAGCAAGACAAAGCTCTCAGTGAACACAGCATCCCTTTGG GAGTGGAGTTCATCGTGCCGAGGACCGGCTTCTACTGTAAACTCTGCGGACTGTTCTACAACAGCGAGGAGATGGCGAAGACCACTCACTGCCGCAGCACCGTACACTACAGGAACCTACAG AAGTACCTGTCCCATCTGGCAGAGGAGAGTATGTCGGGGGTACTTGCTGAACCCTCAGCTGCCCAGTGA